The window CGTCCTGGTCCAGCGGCGGCGGCCGGCAGGGCTGGGCGGCGTACAAGGTGGCCGACTCGGTGACCAGCCACGAAGGCTGGGGCCTGGGCAGCTACTGCTTCTTCAACACGAATCCGTCCATTGTGGCCAGTCACTCCTTCGAAGTGCCGAACAACGGCGGGGTCCGGTTCCACGACCTGGTCTCGGTGTCGCTCGGCGGCGTGGGCACGATCGCCCACGTCATCAACGACACCGGTGACCCGGCGAACACGGCCCACCAGGTGAGCCCGCTGGTCAGCTACCCGTGACCCGGTCGTGAGTGAGAAACAGGGTGCTAACCCGGTTTCTCACTCACGACCCCGGCACCGCTGCAGGGCCCGGCTTGCCTCGGCCGGGTCCTGCAGCACCGCGGCGACGTGCGCGTCCGGGCGGACCAGCCAGGCTTCGCCCGGACGCGCACCCAGCGCGCCACCTACCGGGATCTCCGCCGAACGCAGCCCGGCGGCGGCGACCCCCGGCGTCGTCAGCAGCAGGAACCCCTGCCGGGCCAGGTCGCGCAACCGTCCACTCGCGACGGTGACGTCCGGCAGCAGCACCCCCGGCCCCGGCGGGGGCAACGCTCCGCGTGGCGGCCGTCCGGCGAACGGACGCGACGGGTCCGGCGTCGTCAAGGGCGAATCCGGGTACCAGTAAGGCTCGGCCAGACGCCCCGAATCCACCTGCTCGCACGCGGCCGGATCGTGCGCCGCGCGCGTGAGGACGTCCAGGCGGCGCGCCCGCTGACCGTCGTCCTGGGGCACCAGGAAGTCCATCGTGGCCGTGGTGACGGCCGCGTTCTCCACCGCCGCCGCGTGCCGCTCGCTGTGGTAGCTCTCCAGCAGTTCCTCCCCCGCGTCCCCGCGCAGGACCCAGGCCAGCTTCCACGCCGCGTTTTCCGCGTCGGCCACCCCGGAGTTGAGGCCGCGCGCCCCGAACGGCGCGACGAGGTGCGCGCAGTCCCCGGCGAGCAGCACCCGGCCGACCCGCATCCGCGGGACCAGGCGCGTGTGGAAGCGGTATACCGATCGCCACACGACTTCGTAGGGCACCGAGCCGATGATCGCGCGGATCCGGTGGTCGAGGGCCCCGCCCGTCTCCTCGGCCGCGAGGTCGTAGTCCTCGGGGACCTGCCAGTCGATGCGGAACTCCGAGTCCGGGCACGGGTGGATCAGCACTTGCCGCCCGGGGTTCCACGGCGGGTCGAAGTAGAACCGCCGTTCGGCGGCCCAGCCCGGCAGGTCGGCGCGGATGTCGCAGATCAGGAACAGGTCCCGGAAGGACACCCCGGCCAGACGCTGCCCGAGCTCCCGCCGCACGACGTCGCCGCGCGCCCCGGTGCAGGCGATGGCGTAGTCGGCCTCGATCCGGCGCGTCCCGCCCGCGGTCTCGCACTCGACCACCACCCGGCCGGGCTGGATCAGCCCGGTGACGCGGTGGCCGCGGCGGACGTCGATCAGCGGCTGCCCGGCGATCAGCTCGTCCAGCACTTCCTCGACGCGGGCTTGCGAGAGGTTGACGAACGGCGGCAGGGCCGAGCCGCCGTCGGGCAGCTTCAGCGAGAACAGCTCGGTGTCGCGGTGGAACGTCCGCGCGATCGTCCAGGTGAGGCCCTCCTCGGCGAGGCAGCCCGCCCCGAGCGACGCCCAGACGTCCAACGTGTCCCGTTGCTGGCAGATGGCCTTGGACCCCACGGGGTCGCGCACCTCGTGCTCGTCGACGAGCACCACGGGTACGCCCCAGCGCGCGAGCAGCAGCGCGGCCGTCTGGCCGACCGGGCCGCTGCCGAGGACGGCGACGGTCATCGAGCTAGCCTTGGAGCTGGTCCCAGACTTCGCGGTCGCGTTCGGCGGTCCAGATCACCGGCCGTTCGACGCCGCCGAGCTCGTCCCACAGCCTCGAGACGTCGAAGGGCAGGCAGTGCTCGAAGATCGGCCACTGGCCGTACTGGCCGGCGAGGGCCGCGTGGGTGTTTTCGAAGGCTTCCTTGAGCGTGCCGCCGGCGTCGCGGACCGCGCCGACCTCGCGGATCATCGCGTCCAGGAAGTGCCGGGTCTGCGCGATGGCGGCCTGGACGGCCTCCGCCCCACGGCTGACCCCGCCGCGGCCGCCGATCAGCGTCTCGGCGCCGAACGCACCGACTCGGTCCAAAGTGGACGACGCCCACTCGCGGTGGAACGCGTCACCGGTGTAGAGCGCGGCCTCGGCCTCCACGAGGTCGCCCGCGTACAGGATCTTCTGGCGTGGCAACCACGCCACGATGTCGCCTTCGGTGTGGCCGCGCCCGCAGTACTGCAGGACCAGGTCGCCGCGGTCGCCGCCGAGGTCGATGGTGAGCCGGTCGGAGAAGGTCAGCGTCGGCCAGGTCAGGCCGGGCACCGAGTCCGCGGCCTTCGCCAGCCGCGGCATCCGGCCGAACTCGCTTTCCCAGTCCTCCTTGCCGCGCTCGGCGACCAGCGCCCGGGTGTTCTCGTGCGCGACGATCACGTCGGCGTCGAACGCGGACGCGCCCAGCACGCGCACCGCGTGGTAGTGGCTCAACACCAGGTACCGCACGGGTTTGTCGGTGTGCTCACGCAGTTTCGCGAGCCACTCGCCCGCCGCGACCGGGGTGGCCAGCGCTTCGAAGCAGACGAGGAAGTCCTCGCCTTCGATGGCGCCGATGTTGGGGTCGCCCTCCGCGGTCAGCGCGTAGACGCCGTCGTCCAGGACTTCGAGGGTCTGCGCTTTCTCCGCCAGGTCGGCCGAAGAGGCGAACGCTTTCTTCGTCACGGCGAGCGCTCCTTTGATCAAAGGTTTGACTATCTCGCCGGTCACAGTAGCCCGCCACGGCGGCGCGCGGAACCCTTGCGCCTAATCTGGGCCGCATGACCGACCGACCGGCCGAAGACCTCGACTACCTTTCGTTCGTCGACTACGCGATCGGGAAGACGAAGGCGGAGCTGCCGGACACCGACCCCGTCGCGATGCGCCTCGGCCTCACGCTGCACCGGCTGGCGGGCGCGCTGGTCTACGACTGGGAGTCGACGGTGCACCGGCCGCGCGGGCTGAGCTGGGGCGGGTTCCGGGTGCTGTTCGTGCTGTGGCTGGCCGGCCCGCTGGAATCCCGCCACGCGGCGCGCCTGGCCGGGATGAGCCGCGCGGCGGTGTCGGCGCTGGTCAAGACCCTGGAGCGGGACGGCCTGGTGACGCGCACGCAGGTCCCTCGCGACCGACGGGCCGTCCGGCTCGCGCTGACGGAGGCCGGCCACACGTCGGTGACGGACGCCTACCAGGCGCACAACGCGCGCGAGCAGGCGTGGGCGGCGTCGCTGACGGCGTCCGAGCAGACGGTCCTCATCGGACTGCTGGAGAAGCTGACGACGAGCCCGGCCGCCGCGGCGGCGCAGCGGCTGGCTTAGCTGGCCAGCCCGGGCAGGGTGTGCCCGGTCTGCTCGGCCTTCGCACGCAGGTACCGGACGTTGTTCTCGGTGGCGAAGACCCCGGTCGGCACGCGCTCGCGCACCGCGATCCCGGCGGCCTCGAGCTGCGCGGCTTTGTCGGGATTGTTCGACAGCAGACCGATTTCTGCGACGCCGAGCGCCTGCAGCATCTGCGCGGCGACCGTGTAGTCGCGGGCATCCTCGGGCAGCCCGAGCGCGGCGTTGGCGGCGTAGGTGTCGAGGCCTTGGTCTTGCAGCGCGTAGGCGTCGAGCTTGTTGTAGAGGCCGATCCCCCGGCCTTCCTGACGCAGGTAGAGCAGGTAGCCGCCGGCCGCGGAGATCCGTTCGACGGCCTCGGCCAGCTGCGGCCCGCAGTCGCAGCGCGCGGACCCGAAGACGTCCCCGGTGAGGCATTCGGAGTGCGGCCGCACCAGCGGCACGGCCCCGGGTGTGCCGAGCACGAAAGCGAGGTGCTCACCCCCGTCGGCCAGCCCCCGGAAGGTGACGGCTTCGGCGTCGACCGCGATCCCGCCGTCGAGCCGCAGCGGGATCCGCACCCGCGTCCGCACCTCGGCCGTCATGCCTGCTCCCCTCGGATCGCCCACGTGATCGACCCTACCGGAAGTTCAAATTCGAACATCAAGATCGCGCGGAACATCACTGGGGCCAACACCGCCGGCTCGCGGGATCTTCCCGATCGAGGGAGGAAGAGCCCGCTGAGGGCCCGCCGAAGCGAGCCCTCAGGGACCGTCAGAGCCGATCGGCCGCCAGCGAAGTTCCCTCGACGCGCGCCCGGATCTTCGCGAACGCGATGTCGCGCGAGGTCGACGTGTCGTCGGCGAACGGGGAGAACCCGCAGTCGTCGCAGGTGCCGAGGCGGTCGGCCGGCAGGTACTTCGCCGCCGCCAGCACGCGGTCGCGGACCTCCTCGGCCGTCTCCACCCGCGGGTCGATCGGGTCGATCACGCCGACGAAGATCCGCTGGCCGGCCCGCAGGTTGTCCCGGATCACCTCCAGTGCGGCGGCTGGCTCGGCCTCGCTCGCCAGCTGGACGTAGAAGTTCCCCGCGTCGAGCGAGAACAACGCCGGCAGCAGGCCCGCGTAGTCGACGTCGAGGCTGTGCACCGAGTCCTGGTCGCCGCCGGGGCAGGTGTGGACGCCGATCTTCGCGCGCTCCTGCGCCGTGAACCGCTCCAGCACCGCGTTGTTGAGGTCGACGAACTGCCGCAGCAGCCCGCCGGACGGGTCGAGCTTCAGCGACAGCCGTCCCTCGGTGAAGTCGATCTGGACGGCGTGCGCCCCGGCGTCGAGGCTGCGCCGGATGTCCGCTTCGGCCTCGTTCACCAGGTCGGCGACGAACTGCTCCCGCGGGTACCCCTCGATGCCGTCGCCCGGGTAGATCAGCGAGATCGCCGACGCGGCGATCGCCGCCTGCTTGACCGGTTTGTCGGTGAGTGTCTTCGCCCGCGTCAGGTACTCGTCGGCGTGCGTCGCGTACCGGAACGGGCCGGCGGTCAGCCGCGGCAGCTGCCGGGTGTGCCCGTCGGCGAACGGGATGACGACGCCGTCCGGCGCCAGCGCGGTCAGCCCGGCCAGC of the Amycolatopsis sp. NBC_01488 genome contains:
- a CDS encoding FAD-dependent monooxygenase is translated as MTVAVLGSGPVGQTAALLLARWGVPVVLVDEHEVRDPVGSKAICQQRDTLDVWASLGAGCLAEEGLTWTIARTFHRDTELFSLKLPDGGSALPPFVNLSQARVEEVLDELIAGQPLIDVRRGHRVTGLIQPGRVVVECETAGGTRRIEADYAIACTGARGDVVRRELGQRLAGVSFRDLFLICDIRADLPGWAAERRFYFDPPWNPGRQVLIHPCPDSEFRIDWQVPEDYDLAAEETGGALDHRIRAIIGSVPYEVVWRSVYRFHTRLVPRMRVGRVLLAGDCAHLVAPFGARGLNSGVADAENAAWKLAWVLRGDAGEELLESYHSERHAAAVENAAVTTATMDFLVPQDDGQRARRLDVLTRAAHDPAACEQVDSGRLAEPYWYPDSPLTTPDPSRPFAGRPPRGALPPPGPGVLLPDVTVASGRLRDLARQGFLLLTTPGVAAAGLRSAEIPVGGALGARPGEAWLVRPDAHVAAVLQDPAEASRALQRCRGRE
- a CDS encoding MBL fold metallo-hydrolase yields the protein MTKKAFASSADLAEKAQTLEVLDDGVYALTAEGDPNIGAIEGEDFLVCFEALATPVAAGEWLAKLREHTDKPVRYLVLSHYHAVRVLGASAFDADVIVAHENTRALVAERGKEDWESEFGRMPRLAKAADSVPGLTWPTLTFSDRLTIDLGGDRGDLVLQYCGRGHTEGDIVAWLPRQKILYAGDLVEAEAALYTGDAFHREWASSTLDRVGAFGAETLIGGRGGVSRGAEAVQAAIAQTRHFLDAMIREVGAVRDAGGTLKEAFENTHAALAGQYGQWPIFEHCLPFDVSRLWDELGGVERPVIWTAERDREVWDQLQG
- a CDS encoding MarR family winged helix-turn-helix transcriptional regulator — encoded protein: MTDRPAEDLDYLSFVDYAIGKTKAELPDTDPVAMRLGLTLHRLAGALVYDWESTVHRPRGLSWGGFRVLFVLWLAGPLESRHAARLAGMSRAAVSALVKTLERDGLVTRTQVPRDRRAVRLALTEAGHTSVTDAYQAHNAREQAWAASLTASEQTVLIGLLEKLTTSPAAAAAQRLA
- a CDS encoding GTP cyclohydrolase II, with amino-acid sequence MTAEVRTRVRIPLRLDGGIAVDAEAVTFRGLADGGEHLAFVLGTPGAVPLVRPHSECLTGDVFGSARCDCGPQLAEAVERISAAGGYLLYLRQEGRGIGLYNKLDAYALQDQGLDTYAANAALGLPEDARDYTVAAQMLQALGVAEIGLLSNNPDKAAQLEAAGIAVRERVPTGVFATENNVRYLRAKAEQTGHTLPGLAS
- a CDS encoding cobalamin-independent methionine synthase II family protein gives rise to the protein MTLPTEPIGSIPRPDYLIEGLGAFAAGRIEAAALAELESRALADTLRRFEETGSPVVSDGEQGKPSFATYPLAGLTALAPDGVVIPFADGHTRQLPRLTAGPFRYATHADEYLTRAKTLTDKPVKQAAIAASAISLIYPGDGIEGYPREQFVADLVNEAEADIRRSLDAGAHAVQIDFTEGRLSLKLDPSGGLLRQFVDLNNAVLERFTAQERAKIGVHTCPGGDQDSVHSLDVDYAGLLPALFSLDAGNFYVQLASEAEPAAALEVIRDNLRAGQRIFVGVIDPIDPRVETAEEVRDRVLAAAKYLPADRLGTCDDCGFSPFADDTSTSRDIAFAKIRARVEGTSLAADRL